A portion of the Bdellovibrionales bacterium genome contains these proteins:
- a CDS encoding insulinase family protein codes for MQNGGTNNAFTTRDYTGYYENMPSGKLELILDIESDRLRNLVFDEKEIMKEREVVKEERRYRVENSVFGYLNETVFETVFKTHPYRWPVIGYMKDLDATSIDDLKEFYRIFYAPNNAVLIITGDFSIKSAKGLIAKYYDAIPAQPLPEKIKNLEPEQKGERTARLAKDVQSPTIAIAFQGQSAGAEDSYALDLLANILGNGSSSRLHKALVYRQQIADQVAVWSDTSGQAGLVQIVSSVKPGLDADKVANSIYSELWKVRNELVSVKELEKAKTQIMKDYVDSLKTVGGKARILALNEIFFEDYTQLFKDLDKYSAVTVNQIKAVAEKYLKPEQRSVIRVNPKGLEAKGV; via the coding sequence GTGCAGAACGGAGGCACTAACAACGCCTTTACCACTCGCGACTACACCGGGTATTATGAGAACATGCCAAGCGGAAAATTGGAACTCATCTTGGATATTGAATCTGACCGACTTCGAAATCTCGTATTTGATGAAAAAGAAATCATGAAGGAGCGCGAAGTGGTCAAGGAGGAAAGACGATACCGCGTTGAGAATTCTGTGTTTGGATATTTGAATGAAACCGTTTTTGAAACGGTATTTAAGACGCACCCTTATCGTTGGCCCGTTATTGGGTACATGAAGGATTTAGATGCCACATCTATCGATGATTTGAAGGAGTTTTATCGAATTTTTTATGCGCCCAACAATGCGGTTTTAATTATTACGGGGGACTTCAGTATCAAGTCTGCAAAAGGGCTCATCGCGAAATACTATGATGCTATTCCAGCTCAGCCTTTACCCGAAAAAATAAAAAATCTTGAGCCAGAGCAAAAGGGTGAACGAACTGCGCGATTAGCTAAGGATGTGCAGAGTCCCACGATTGCCATTGCCTTTCAGGGGCAATCCGCTGGGGCTGAGGATTCCTACGCTCTTGATTTATTGGCTAATATTTTGGGTAACGGCTCTTCGAGTCGGCTTCATAAGGCTCTCGTTTATCGACAGCAAATAGCGGATCAAGTCGCCGTTTGGTCGGATACCTCAGGTCAAGCTGGTCTTGTTCAGATTGTTTCATCGGTGAAACCTGGATTGGACGCCGACAAGGTAGCGAATTCTATATATTCGGAACTATGGAAGGTACGCAATGAACTTGTTTCTGTGAAAGAGTTGGAGAAGGCCAAAACACAAATTATGAAGGACTATGTTGATTCTCTCAAAACTGTCGGGGGGAAGGCCAGGATTTTAGCTCTTAACGAGATTTTTTTTGAGGACTACACTCAATTGTTTAAGGACTTGGACAAATACAGCGCTGTGACAGTGAATCAGATCAAAGCAGTTGCTGAAAAATATCTCAAGCCAGAGCAGCGTTCAGTGATTCGTGTTAACCCTAAAGGGCTAGAGGCAAAGGGAGTTTGA
- a CDS encoding flagellar basal body-associated FliL family protein, whose amino-acid sequence MAETQEQEKPKRDFGKIITLVFLIMNFSVVGTGAFLVFSSTIGHKAKVTSEEELNRELVEFRKSLQQKPVMYALDTFNTNLDGVPRRLIRLEMSLEMLDEEGFEEVISLGAEGRDAIVRILNSTVYSEVETVQGKLQLKNRIIAEMNGFLDKGVVRNVYFSDFVVQ is encoded by the coding sequence ATGGCAGAGACACAAGAGCAGGAAAAGCCGAAACGCGATTTTGGTAAGATCATCACACTGGTATTTTTGATAATGAATTTTTCTGTGGTCGGTACGGGGGCATTTTTGGTTTTTTCTTCAACCATCGGTCATAAAGCGAAGGTGACCTCGGAGGAAGAGTTAAACAGGGAGTTAGTTGAGTTCCGCAAGTCTCTTCAGCAAAAACCGGTGATGTATGCTTTGGACACCTTCAACACGAATTTGGATGGGGTTCCACGAAGACTTATCAGGCTGGAAATGAGCTTAGAAATGTTGGATGAGGAAGGATTTGAAGAGGTCATTTCGCTCGGAGCAGAGGGGCGGGACGCCATTGTTCGAATTTTGAATTCGACGGTGTATTCTGAGGTTGAAACGGTACAGGGTAAATTGCAGCTAAAGAATCGTATTATCGCCGAGATGAACGGATTTCTCGACAAAGGTGTCGTTCGAAATGTTTATTTTTCGGATTTTGTCGTGCAGTAA